One region of Peribacillus simplex genomic DNA includes:
- a CDS encoding globin has translation MMQGNPTPYELIGEGQLHRLIDVFYSNVSQHPDLLPIFPDDLTETVRKQKQFMTQYLGGPSLYTEEHGHPMLRARHIPFEITPERAKAWLSCMYQAMDEVGLEGEIREFFYHRLFLTAQHMINTSGTDGKGEDS, from the coding sequence ATGATGCAAGGGAACCCTACACCATATGAATTAATTGGAGAAGGGCAATTACACAGGTTAATTGATGTGTTTTACTCCAACGTTAGTCAACACCCGGATCTACTGCCGATTTTCCCTGACGATTTAACAGAAACGGTCCGTAAACAAAAACAATTTATGACTCAATATTTAGGTGGTCCCTCTTTATATACTGAAGAACATGGCCATCCTATGTTGCGGGCTCGACATATACCTTTTGAAATTACGCCAGAACGAGCGAAGGCATGGCTCTCATGCATGTATCAAGCTATGGACGAAGTGGGCCTTGAGGGTGAAATAAGAGAGTTTTTCTATCACCGCCTTTTTTTGACGGCACAGCATATGATCAATACATCCGGTACTGATGGGAAAGGAGAAGACAGTTGA
- a CDS encoding lytic transglycosylase domain-containing protein, which produces MIIQDFKTFMGLQAIQQFTNGNIPKTVSSRSVFQDMLSVLVSGDALEGTSQTLGSLLSNVETETKSFLQSSRLTSNNQIASAHTNDETREAVTNYDQIISQAASLYNLPEKLIKSVIKQESNFNPEATSYAGATGLMQLMPATARSLGVDDATDPEQNIMGGSKYLSQMMARYDGDIQVALAAYNAGPGNVDKYNGIPPFKETQNYVQKVYGTFSS; this is translated from the coding sequence TTGATAATCCAAGATTTCAAGACTTTTATGGGATTGCAGGCAATCCAGCAATTCACAAATGGAAACATCCCTAAAACTGTTTCATCTCGATCCGTTTTCCAGGACATGCTGTCGGTACTCGTTTCGGGTGATGCTCTTGAAGGCACTTCACAGACATTGGGTTCCTTATTATCCAATGTGGAAACGGAAACGAAGTCCTTTCTTCAATCCAGCAGACTGACATCCAATAACCAGATAGCTTCTGCCCATACTAACGATGAGACTCGCGAAGCCGTCACAAATTACGATCAAATCATCAGCCAGGCCGCCAGCTTGTATAATCTCCCGGAAAAACTGATTAAGTCGGTCATTAAACAAGAATCGAACTTTAACCCTGAAGCAACCAGTTATGCTGGTGCAACTGGCCTTATGCAGTTAATGCCCGCAACTGCAAGGAGCCTGGGAGTTGATGATGCAACCGACCCTGAACAAAACATCATGGGCGGGAGTAAATATTTAAGTCAAATGATGGCCCGTTATGACGGGGACATCCAGGTTGCCCTTGCTGCTTATAATGCCGGACCAGGAAACGTAGATAAATATAATGGAATTCCGCCCTTTAAAGAAACTCAGAATTATGTCCAAAAAGTATATGGCACATTTTCAAGCTAA
- a CDS encoding CYTH domain-containing protein has translation MSQHIEIEFKNLLKENEFRQLIDYFHIGTSNFKSQKNHYFDTFEFHLKNLDSALRIREKNGCYELTLKQPATEGLLETNQDISKETAYAFLNQNTFPEGEIQQLIIECGVNPKDFTCFGTLKTDRYEFPYKEGLLVLDHSSYVNQEDFELEYEVTDAKAGKENFLTLLETLQIPERETENKVKRFYRAKFQE, from the coding sequence ATGAGCCAGCATATTGAAATTGAGTTTAAAAACCTTTTGAAAGAAAACGAATTTCGACAACTGATCGATTATTTTCATATCGGGACATCGAACTTTAAATCACAGAAAAATCATTACTTCGATACATTCGAATTCCATTTGAAAAATCTGGACTCTGCGCTTAGGATCCGGGAGAAAAACGGCTGTTACGAGCTAACTTTAAAACAGCCTGCTACAGAAGGATTATTGGAAACGAATCAAGATATCTCTAAAGAAACCGCTTATGCGTTTCTGAATCAAAACACTTTCCCTGAAGGGGAGATCCAACAGCTTATCATTGAATGCGGAGTTAATCCAAAGGATTTTACCTGTTTTGGGACATTAAAGACCGACCGTTATGAATTCCCTTACAAGGAGGGTTTACTTGTTTTAGATCATAGTTCATATGTGAATCAGGAAGATTTCGAGCTTGAATATGAAGTGACGGATGCAAAAGCCGGTAAAGAAAATTTCCTGACTCTCCTTGAAACCCTTCAAATTCCGGAAAGAGAAACCGAAAATAAAGTTAAGAGGTTTTATCGCGCCAAATTCCAGGAATAA